A DNA window from Meiothermus cerbereus DSM 11376 contains the following coding sequences:
- a CDS encoding long-chain-fatty-acid--CoA ligase, which produces MMKPWLKHYDKGVPADVQFPEAPLWKLLADSAQKYPDNVALEFMGKVIGYRQLWESVLKFAGALRAQGVQPGDRVAIMLPNSPQFVIAFYGTLAAGGICVNVNPLYTPRELRHQLSDAGAETLIILDMLWPRYAEIEEDVPVKRVFTTGIQDYLPFPKNLLFPLKARREKRWVTLPQHPKRLDFSKALRSATPVAEPYPAKPDDVALLQYTGGTTGLSKGAMLTHRNLVANTYQVIAWGGEEVKEFEGKGVMLGAIPFFHVYGMTVGMNYGLAGGYKIVLLPRPEVKPCIEAIEKHGVTHFPGVPTLYIGFINFPGIEKRKVGTVRVCISGSAALPVEVAKKFEALTGGKLVEGYGLTEAAPCTHCNPLSGLRKMGSIGIPMPGIDAKVLDENLHELPPGEVGELAVRGPNIMLGYWQRPDETAKTIKIDWLLTGDMARMDEDGYFYIVDRKKDMIIAGGYNIYPREVEEVLFAHPGVAEAAVVGLPDEYRGETVAAFVVPKPGITLSSEELDKYCRENLAAYKVPRIYEIRSELPKTAVGKVLRRELREAALKQRQKVGG; this is translated from the coding sequence ATGATGAAACCCTGGCTAAAACACTACGATAAAGGCGTCCCGGCGGATGTTCAGTTCCCCGAGGCGCCGCTTTGGAAACTGCTGGCCGATAGTGCGCAAAAGTACCCCGATAACGTAGCCCTCGAGTTCATGGGTAAAGTCATCGGCTACCGTCAGCTCTGGGAATCGGTGCTGAAGTTTGCTGGGGCCCTAAGGGCCCAGGGCGTGCAGCCGGGTGATAGGGTCGCCATCATGCTGCCCAACTCCCCCCAGTTTGTGATTGCTTTTTACGGAACGCTGGCGGCTGGGGGCATTTGTGTAAACGTCAACCCCCTGTATACGCCCCGCGAGCTACGCCACCAGCTTTCCGATGCCGGGGCCGAGACCCTGATCATCCTGGATATGCTCTGGCCCCGCTACGCCGAAATTGAGGAGGACGTGCCGGTCAAGCGGGTCTTTACCACCGGCATCCAGGACTACCTGCCCTTCCCCAAAAACCTTCTCTTCCCCCTCAAAGCCCGGCGGGAAAAGCGCTGGGTCACACTTCCCCAGCATCCAAAGCGTTTGGACTTTAGCAAAGCCCTGCGCAGCGCAACCCCGGTTGCCGAGCCCTACCCTGCCAAACCCGACGATGTAGCCCTGCTGCAGTACACCGGGGGAACCACCGGCCTTTCCAAGGGGGCCATGCTCACCCACCGCAACCTGGTGGCCAACACCTACCAGGTTATTGCCTGGGGTGGCGAGGAGGTAAAGGAATTCGAAGGCAAGGGGGTCATGCTGGGGGCCATTCCCTTCTTCCACGTCTACGGCATGACTGTGGGCATGAACTACGGCCTGGCAGGTGGGTACAAGATCGTGCTGCTGCCCCGCCCCGAGGTCAAGCCCTGCATCGAGGCCATCGAGAAGCATGGGGTTACGCACTTTCCTGGGGTGCCCACACTCTACATTGGCTTCATCAACTTCCCTGGCATAGAAAAGCGCAAGGTGGGCACGGTGAGGGTCTGCATCTCCGGTTCAGCGGCTTTACCGGTGGAGGTAGCCAAAAAATTTGAAGCCCTCACCGGAGGCAAGCTGGTGGAGGGCTACGGCCTTACCGAAGCGGCACCCTGCACCCACTGCAACCCCCTTTCGGGCCTGCGCAAGATGGGCAGCATTGGTATTCCCATGCCGGGCATCGATGCCAAAGTTCTGGACGAGAACCTGCACGAGCTGCCACCGGGCGAGGTGGGCGAGCTGGCCGTGCGGGGGCCCAACATCATGCTGGGCTACTGGCAGCGCCCCGATGAGACCGCCAAGACCATCAAAATCGACTGGCTCCTCACAGGCGACATGGCCCGCATGGATGAGGACGGTTACTTTTACATTGTCGATCGCAAGAAAGACATGATTATCGCCGGGGGCTACAACATCTACCCGCGTGAGGTGGAGGAGGTGCTGTTTGCCCATCCCGGCGTGGCCGAGGCCGCCGTGGTGGGGCTTCCCGATGAGTACCGGGGTGAAACAGTGGCGGCTTTTGTGGTGCCCAAGCCCGGCATTACCCTCTCCAGCGAAGAGCTGGACAAATACTGCCGTGAGAACCTGGCCGCCTACAAAGTGCCACGCATCTACGAGATTCGCAGCGAGCTGCCTAAAACTGCCGTGGGCAAAGTTTTACGGCGTGAGCTGCGCGAAGCCGCCCTCAAGCAACGGCAAAAAGTAGGGGGTTAG
- a CDS encoding RrF2 family transcriptional regulator: protein MWVSTKAQYGLRALVEIGLRQPQAVPLKDVAEAQGISQHYLEQIAAQLRRAGFIRSVRGARGGYKLGRPSEKIDALEVVEALEGSLAPVICLDDPELCWQTGHCSTENLWKRVDEAMRGVLRSTTLKDLIEERRLIESRKLVQLEPTMSLTQGGTPLQP, encoded by the coding sequence ATGTGGGTTTCGACGAAGGCGCAGTATGGTCTGAGGGCGCTGGTGGAAATTGGCCTGCGCCAGCCGCAGGCCGTACCCCTCAAGGACGTCGCTGAGGCCCAGGGCATTAGCCAACACTACCTCGAGCAGATCGCGGCCCAGCTTCGCCGGGCGGGGTTTATCCGTAGCGTGCGGGGGGCCCGTGGCGGCTATAAGCTGGGCCGCCCCAGTGAGAAAATCGATGCCCTCGAGGTGGTGGAGGCGCTGGAAGGAAGCCTGGCGCCGGTGATCTGCCTGGATGACCCCGAGCTGTGCTGGCAGACCGGGCACTGTTCCACCGAGAACCTCTGGAAGCGAGTGGATGAGGCCATGCGGGGGGTTTTGCGCAGCACCACCCTGAAGGACTTAATCGAAGAGCGACGGCTGATCGAGTCCCGCAAGCTGGTGCAGCTCGAGCCAACCATGTCCCTGACGCAGGGCGGCACGCCGCTCCAGCCATGA
- a CDS encoding cysteine desulfurase family protein: MIYLDYAATTPLDPEVKAMVEGVLGVYGNPSSVHSPGREARSLLEEGRERLARAIGAKPRELVLTSGGTEADALALYGVALARGRGHLVSTAVEHSAVLLALKNLERLGFAVTLLQPDQHGLVYPEQVAEVIRADTVLVSVMAVNNEIGTLYPIQEIAQVCQARGVLFHTDAVQALGSVPCHLEHLGADLLSLAAHKFYGPKGAGALYVRKGVELFPIVPGKQEQGYRGGTENLPAVYGMGLAAEKAVALLAEESQRLLALRQRLEARLLALPGVELNGHPTLRSPRHVNVTVKEADGEGLLLNLDLLGVAASSGSACSSGSLEPSHVLLAIGRSREEARASVRFSLGRFTTEAEVDQAARAFAEAVGRSRVYT; encoded by the coding sequence ATGATTTACCTCGACTACGCCGCGACCACGCCCCTCGACCCCGAGGTAAAGGCCATGGTGGAGGGGGTACTGGGGGTATACGGCAACCCCAGCTCGGTGCATAGTCCAGGGCGGGAGGCCCGAAGCCTGCTTGAGGAAGGGCGCGAGCGGCTGGCCCGGGCGATAGGGGCTAAGCCTCGAGAACTCGTGCTGACCAGTGGGGGCACCGAGGCCGACGCCCTGGCTCTGTATGGGGTCGCCCTGGCCCGGGGGCGGGGGCATCTGGTAAGCACTGCGGTAGAGCATTCTGCGGTACTGCTGGCCCTGAAGAACCTCGAGCGCCTGGGCTTTGCGGTTACCTTGCTTCAGCCCGACCAGCACGGTCTGGTCTACCCCGAACAGGTGGCCGAGGTCATCCGCGCCGATACCGTGCTGGTCTCGGTTATGGCGGTGAACAACGAGATTGGCACCCTGTACCCCATTCAAGAGATTGCCCAGGTCTGCCAGGCCCGGGGTGTACTTTTTCATACCGATGCGGTGCAGGCGCTGGGGAGCGTACCCTGCCACCTCGAGCATCTGGGGGCCGACCTGCTCTCGCTGGCGGCCCACAAGTTTTACGGCCCCAAAGGCGCTGGGGCCCTCTATGTGCGCAAGGGGGTGGAGCTTTTCCCGATTGTGCCGGGCAAGCAGGAGCAGGGCTACCGGGGCGGTACCGAGAACCTGCCGGCGGTGTATGGGATGGGCCTGGCTGCCGAAAAGGCGGTGGCGCTTTTGGCCGAGGAATCCCAGCGGCTTTTGGCCTTGCGGCAGCGGCTCGAGGCCCGGCTGCTGGCCCTGCCTGGAGTGGAGCTCAACGGCCACCCCACGCTACGCAGCCCCCGGCATGTAAACGTCACGGTCAAAGAGGCCGACGGTGAAGGGCTTTTGCTCAACCTCGACCTGCTGGGCGTGGCCGCTTCCTCGGGCTCAGCCTGCAGCAGCGGGAGCCTCGAGCCCTCCCATGTGCTGCTGGCCATTGGACGCAGCAGGGAAGAGGCCAGGGCCTCGGTGCGCTTTAGCCTGGGGCGCTTCACCACCGAGGCCGAGGTGGATCAGGCCGCCCGGGCCTTTGCCGAGGCCGTGGGGCGCTCGAGGGTCTACACCTAA